From Acinetobacter suaedae, one genomic window encodes:
- a CDS encoding TetR family transcriptional regulator yields MSIRDERKQQSRQALLDAALHLSTSGRSFSSISLREVAREVGLVPTAFYRHFQDMEALGQELVDQVSLHLKSLIHQLGQSYLKHSGAAKTRTSIELFVQAVNHSPQQWQFMIAERWGGSETVRIAIAREIEFLIEDLAIDLCKLETFKHIKDAKHLQVLSTILINMSFTWAMTWINLPKQFEIDDLLEQQNLFIDNATTQVRLLFNGISNWEPQNA; encoded by the coding sequence ATGTCGATTAGAGATGAACGAAAACAACAGAGTCGGCAAGCTCTACTGGATGCAGCACTTCACCTCAGTACCTCTGGGCGCTCATTTAGTAGTATTAGTTTGCGAGAAGTTGCTCGCGAGGTTGGTTTAGTACCAACAGCGTTTTATCGTCATTTCCAAGATATGGAAGCACTGGGGCAAGAGCTCGTTGATCAAGTCTCTTTACATCTCAAAAGTCTGATTCATCAACTCGGTCAAAGCTATCTAAAACATAGTGGGGCCGCTAAAACCCGCACCAGTATTGAGTTGTTCGTACAAGCGGTCAATCATAGCCCGCAACAATGGCAGTTTATGATTGCCGAACGTTGGGGCGGATCTGAAACGGTAAGAATCGCAATTGCACGTGAAATTGAGTTTTTGATTGAAGATCTCGCCATTGATCTCTGCAAGCTTGAAACCTTCAAGCACATTAAAGACGCCAAACACTTACAAGTCTTATCCACCATTTTAATCAATATGTCATTTACTTGGGCAATGACATGGATCAACCTACCTAAACAGTTTGAAATTGACGATTTACTAGAACAACAAAACCTTTTTATAGACAACGCAACCACTCAGGTACGTTTGTTATTTAACGGGATCTCAAATTGGGAACCACAAAACGCTTGA
- a CDS encoding TetR/AcrR family transcriptional regulator has product MNPDRHTQFLIRKEKILQVAEKLLLENNQEMTLDELVAELDIAKGTLYKHFRSKNELLLELIIQNEKEILKISDKYNTDVKEYAPRYMLYHLKAPSRTILLHQLEEHLTMTESKLKHLFDELYEIRQQRIVSLKEMTEKYLKSQNYDMSIRDYLSYIWSLTYGAALLLNSSYYQRSIGSREKLINLYVNQALSLPTQKVQIDIQALDNE; this is encoded by the coding sequence ATGAATCCTGATCGTCATACACAGTTCTTAATTCGCAAAGAAAAAATTTTGCAGGTTGCTGAAAAACTATTACTAGAAAACAACCAAGAAATGACCCTAGATGAACTGGTTGCCGAACTGGACATTGCCAAAGGTACACTATACAAACATTTCCGCAGCAAAAACGAACTGCTACTGGAACTTATTATTCAAAATGAAAAAGAAATTTTAAAAATTTCAGATAAATATAATACTGATGTCAAAGAATATGCGCCTCGCTATATGCTCTATCATCTAAAAGCACCAAGTCGTACGATTCTATTGCATCAATTAGAAGAACATCTCACCATGACTGAATCAAAGTTAAAACATCTCTTTGATGAGCTCTATGAAATTCGTCAGCAACGTATTGTTTCTTTGAAAGAAATGACCGAAAAATATTTAAAGTCGCAAAATTATGACATGTCGATTCGTGATTATTTATCTTATATTTGGTCACTGACCTATGGCGCAGCCTTATTATTAAATTCAAGCTATTACCAACGCTCAATCGGCTCACGGGAAAAATTAATTAACCTTTATGTCAATCAGGCTCTATCGTTGCCTACACAGAAAGTTCAGATCGATATCCAAGCGCTTGATAATGAGTAG
- a CDS encoding thiol:disulfide interchange protein DsbA/DsbL, translating into MKKLVLGGLSAVALTFSMNAMAANFVEGKDYTVVANPGKTVAPAGQYEVREFFWYGCGHCYNLEPHMQTWLKKIPKDVYFLRTPAAMNKVWEQGARGYYVSEALGVRKRTHIPLFHAIHEGGQQIFDQASQAKFFARYGVPEQKFNSMFNSFPITAKIAESNQLAQQYQLTGVPAVVVNGKYVVQGEDEKVTQVVDFLLEKERKGK; encoded by the coding sequence ATGAAAAAGTTAGTACTCGGTGGTTTAAGTGCAGTTGCGTTGACGTTTTCAATGAATGCAATGGCTGCGAATTTTGTTGAAGGTAAAGACTATACGGTGGTGGCCAATCCTGGAAAAACGGTCGCGCCAGCAGGACAATACGAAGTCCGTGAATTTTTCTGGTATGGCTGTGGTCACTGCTATAACCTTGAGCCGCATATGCAAACTTGGTTAAAGAAAATTCCAAAAGATGTGTATTTCCTTCGTACACCAGCAGCCATGAATAAGGTGTGGGAGCAAGGTGCGCGTGGTTACTATGTGTCAGAAGCGCTTGGTGTTCGGAAGAGAACCCATATTCCATTGTTCCATGCGATTCATGAGGGTGGTCAGCAGATCTTTGACCAAGCCTCTCAAGCGAAGTTCTTTGCGCGTTACGGTGTGCCAGAACAGAAATTTAATAGTATGTTTAACTCTTTCCCAATTACTGCAAAAATTGCGGAATCAAATCAGTTGGCACAACAGTACCAATTGACAGGCGTACCTGCAGTCGTAGTAAACGGGAAATATGTGGTACAGGGTGAAGATGAAAAAGTCACCCAAGTGGTTGACTTCTTGCTAGAAAAAGAGCGTAAAGGCAAATAA
- the ubiG gene encoding bifunctional 2-polyprenyl-6-hydroxyphenol methylase/3-demethylubiquinol 3-O-methyltransferase UbiG — MSQLNVDPQEIAKFEALAAKWWDQHSEFRPLHQINPLRLNWIDERAGGLAGKKVLDVGCGGGILAESMARRGADVLGIDMGEAPLAVARLHAQQENVQNIEYRQIPVEQLALEQAGQYDVVTCMEMMEHVPDPASIVQACQNLVKPGGHVFFSTINRNPKSYLFAIIGAEYVLRLLPKGTHDYHKFIRPSEMAHDIRNAGLSLKEMTGLHYNPITKHYWLAPNVDVNYMVHTINTGA, encoded by the coding sequence ATGTCGCAATTGAATGTTGACCCGCAAGAAATCGCAAAATTTGAAGCATTGGCTGCCAAATGGTGGGATCAACATTCGGAATTTCGCCCACTCCATCAAATCAACCCATTACGCCTAAACTGGATCGATGAACGAGCTGGTGGTTTAGCGGGCAAAAAAGTCCTCGATGTTGGCTGTGGTGGCGGAATTCTGGCAGAAAGCATGGCACGTCGTGGTGCCGATGTCCTCGGCATTGATATGGGCGAAGCACCACTTGCCGTTGCACGCCTGCATGCCCAGCAAGAAAATGTACAAAATATCGAGTATCGCCAAATTCCTGTTGAACAGCTGGCACTAGAGCAAGCGGGTCAATATGATGTGGTGACCTGCATGGAAATGATGGAGCACGTGCCTGATCCTGCATCAATTGTTCAGGCCTGCCAAAACTTAGTGAAACCAGGTGGTCATGTATTCTTTTCAACCATTAACCGCAATCCGAAATCGTATTTATTTGCGATTATTGGTGCCGAATACGTGCTTCGTTTACTGCCAAAAGGCACACATGATTATCATAAGTTCATTCGCCCTTCAGAAATGGCACATGATATTCGCAATGCAGGTCTGAGCCTGAAGGAAATGACAGGATTACATTACAACCCGATTACCAAGCATTACTGGCTAGCACCCAATGTTGATGTGAATTATATGGTACATACGATCAATACAGGTGCATGA
- a CDS encoding HAD family hydrolase: MMKAVLFDLDGTLIDTAADFIRIIQQMCRDEQRPVIDAELIRTQVSEGARAMVKLVYPELELTDPIFLAHRQRFLDVYGDNIVVDTDLFEGMYPLLEELEANQIPWGIVTNKPRGLSESLLAELKLTERCAVLVCPEDVSKTKPDPEPMYLAAKQLQIDPQEIIYVGDHPRDIDAGRHAEMYTILAAYGYLPIESRDDLNAWQADAIIHTVAELQQLLQQKITVLAENQGMMS, from the coding sequence ATGATGAAAGCGGTTTTATTTGATCTAGATGGCACCTTAATTGATACTGCAGCTGACTTTATTCGAATCATTCAGCAAATGTGTCGAGATGAACAACGTCCAGTCATTGATGCAGAACTCATTCGCACCCAAGTATCTGAGGGTGCACGTGCCATGGTGAAATTGGTTTATCCCGAATTAGAACTCACTGATCCTATTTTCTTAGCACACCGCCAACGCTTTTTAGATGTGTATGGTGACAACATCGTCGTTGATACCGATCTATTTGAGGGTATGTATCCATTACTTGAAGAACTTGAGGCAAATCAAATTCCTTGGGGAATCGTGACCAATAAACCGCGTGGTTTGAGTGAATCCTTATTGGCTGAACTAAAACTGACTGAACGTTGCGCAGTTCTGGTTTGTCCTGAAGATGTGAGTAAAACCAAACCAGATCCGGAACCCATGTATTTAGCAGCAAAACAGTTGCAGATTGATCCTCAAGAGATTATTTATGTGGGAGATCATCCCCGTGATATTGATGCTGGTCGTCACGCAGAGATGTACACTATTCTAGCTGCATATGGTTACTTACCTATAGAATCTCGTGATGATCTTAACGCATGGCAAGCAGATGCCATTATTCACACTGTTGCTGAGCTTCAACAATTGCTCCAACAGAAAATCACAGTTTTAGCAGAAAATCAGGGTATGATGAGTTAA
- a CDS encoding YciK family oxidoreductase has translation MKYSEYQPRPDLLKDRIILITGAGDGIGRAAAMSYALHGATVVLHGRTLNKLEVIYDEIEALGAPQPAILPLQLSTASSHDYELLVDTLEQQFGRLDGILHNAGMLGDRVALADYPVDVWDDVMAVNLRAPFALTQALLPLLEKSEHASVIFTSSGVGREARALWGAYSVSKIATEAMSKIFALENSFPNIRYNCINPGGTRTAMRAKAYPDEDPKVLPTPDSIMPAYLYLMGDDSLDMNGQSIDAQD, from the coding sequence ATGAAATATTCAGAATATCAACCTCGCCCAGATCTGCTTAAAGATCGCATTATCTTAATCACAGGTGCTGGTGATGGGATCGGACGAGCTGCTGCGATGAGTTATGCCCTTCATGGTGCAACGGTGGTATTACACGGTCGTACCTTAAATAAACTTGAAGTCATTTATGATGAAATTGAAGCTTTAGGTGCTCCGCAACCCGCTATTCTCCCATTACAACTCTCAACGGCATCGAGTCACGATTATGAGCTTTTAGTCGATACCTTAGAACAGCAGTTTGGTCGTTTAGATGGTATTTTGCACAATGCTGGCATGTTAGGTGATCGTGTAGCCCTCGCCGATTATCCTGTGGATGTTTGGGATGATGTCATGGCGGTAAATTTACGCGCACCTTTTGCTTTAACTCAAGCGTTATTACCTTTACTCGAAAAATCAGAACATGCTTCTGTGATTTTTACCAGTTCAGGTGTTGGGCGTGAAGCACGTGCATTGTGGGGTGCTTATTCTGTTTCCAAAATTGCGACGGAAGCCATGAGCAAAATATTTGCTTTAGAAAACAGCTTCCCAAACATTCGCTATAATTGTATTAATCCAGGCGGTACACGTACTGCCATGCGTGCTAAAGCTTACCCAGATGAAGATCCAAAAGTGTTACCTACACCGGACAGCATCATGCCTGCCTATCTTTATCTGATGGGTGATGATAGCTTAGACATGAACGGGCAAAGTATTGATGCTCAAGATTAA
- a CDS encoding RcnB family protein has product MKKIFIILMLGSTALLGSVTSFASPPFDRNEDARGKHGRNFERSDNDNRMRERRMREERGVERLKQHRWQAGYVMPQHYRGNGYKIDYKENNLPKPGRNQQWYKINNDYILVNSDDNSIVSIRAF; this is encoded by the coding sequence ATGAAAAAAATTTTCATTATTTTGATGTTAGGTTCAACTGCCTTGTTGGGAAGTGTGACAAGTTTTGCAAGTCCTCCATTTGACCGCAATGAAGATGCGCGTGGCAAACATGGTCGCAATTTTGAACGTTCAGATAATGACAACCGGATGCGTGAACGTCGTATGCGCGAGGAACGTGGTGTAGAGCGCTTGAAACAACATCGCTGGCAAGCGGGATATGTCATGCCTCAACACTATCGCGGTAATGGCTACAAGATTGATTATAAAGAAAATAATCTACCAAAGCCGGGGCGTAATCAACAATGGTATAAAATTAATAACGACTATATCTTAGTTAACTCGGATGATAATAGTATTGTCAGTATACGGGCATTCTAA
- the argA gene encoding amino-acid N-acetyltransferase, whose translation MPSKPVEKLHNNTQHYVHWFRHSAPYINAHRDKTFVLMFGGEAVQHENFQHIIHDIALLHSLGIRLILVHGARPQINQNLHQQQIETPFHQNRRITTRESLRGVMNAVGSIRLEIEALLSMGLANSPMYGARIDVVSGNFVTAKPYGIREGIDFQLTGDVRSIDTDAIQRHLDNHNIVLLGPTGYSTTGEVFNLLAEEVATKTATALNADKLIFLGEKQGLINDQQQLLRELSPRQLEPYIQQFQSQYPEFALHLKQAQQASLSGVHRVHLISYAYDGALIEELFTRDGVGTLITDAHYEEVRIANIQDVGGLINLLRPLEQEGILVYRSRELLESEIEQFAVIERDGMILACAALYPIPTGENEIRSAEIACVAVDSNYRKSNRGSQILQFLETKAKQQGIQQLFVLTTRTAHWFLEQGFIAASIDDLPNARQALYNYQRNSLVFKKVLV comes from the coding sequence ATGCCTAGTAAGCCTGTAGAAAAATTGCATAACAACACCCAACATTATGTACATTGGTTTCGCCATTCTGCACCTTATATTAATGCACACCGAGATAAAACGTTTGTTCTGATGTTCGGTGGTGAAGCCGTTCAACATGAAAATTTTCAGCATATTATTCACGATATTGCCCTGCTGCATTCTTTAGGCATTCGCTTAATTCTTGTACATGGCGCACGTCCTCAGATTAATCAAAATCTACATCAACAACAGATCGAAACACCGTTTCATCAAAATCGTCGCATTACCACACGCGAATCTCTACGTGGTGTAATGAATGCCGTCGGTTCAATTCGCCTAGAAATTGAAGCTCTATTATCCATGGGTTTAGCCAATTCGCCGATGTACGGCGCACGCATTGATGTTGTTTCAGGCAATTTCGTGACTGCAAAACCTTATGGTATTCGTGAAGGAATCGACTTCCAACTCACAGGCGATGTACGTTCGATTGATACCGATGCAATTCAACGTCATTTAGATAATCATAATATTGTTTTATTAGGGCCAACAGGCTATTCGACCACGGGTGAAGTCTTTAATTTACTCGCTGAAGAAGTCGCAACCAAAACGGCAACTGCATTAAACGCCGATAAACTGATTTTCTTAGGTGAAAAACAAGGGCTAATCAATGATCAACAACAACTGCTACGCGAGTTAAGTCCGCGTCAACTTGAACCCTATATTCAACAATTCCAATCACAATATCCTGAGTTTGCCTTACACCTCAAACAAGCTCAACAGGCATCATTGTCTGGTGTACATCGTGTGCATCTAATTTCTTATGCGTATGATGGTGCATTAATTGAAGAACTATTTACACGTGATGGGGTCGGTACACTAATCACAGATGCTCACTATGAGGAGGTACGAATCGCCAATATTCAAGATGTCGGTGGTTTGATTAACCTACTTCGCCCACTCGAACAAGAAGGGATTCTGGTCTATCGCTCACGCGAACTTCTTGAAAGCGAAATTGAGCAATTTGCTGTGATTGAACGTGACGGCATGATTCTAGCCTGTGCGGCACTCTACCCCATCCCTACAGGAGAAAATGAAATCCGTTCAGCAGAAATTGCCTGCGTTGCTGTGGATTCAAACTATCGAAAATCCAATCGTGGCAGCCAGATCTTGCAATTTCTAGAAACTAAAGCCAAGCAACAAGGCATTCAACAACTGTTCGTGCTGACCACTCGCACGGCCCACTGGTTCTTGGAACAAGGCTTTATCGCAGCTAGCATCGATGATTTACCCAATGCTCGCCAAGCGCTCTATAACTATCAACGTAACTCCTTAGTCTTTAAAAAAGTTTTAGTTTGA
- a CDS encoding sulfonate ABC transporter substrate-binding protein: MIISSNHSWSYLIIAASLASLMGITGCTKKPEQQATTQQETTTFNIGFQKYGILPIVKTKGELEKRLAAQGIKVKWIEFPAGPQLLEGLNVGSVVFGEAGEAPPIFAQAANPNLIYVANQPPAPTAEALIVQKDSPIQSIQDLKGKRIALNKGSNVHYLLLKLLEAHNLKLSDIQPVYLPPSDARAAFEKGVVDAWVIWDPFLAAAEHQIQARVIANGENLVNNHQFYLADRQYAENNPAVLQTVITTLNQTTDWVKAHPEDAAKLLEKPTGLGFDVLKTSISRMGFGVQPISEKVVTEQQDVANAFFAQQLIPKQLVIQDAVLKNNIR; this comes from the coding sequence ATGATCATTTCAAGCAATCACTCATGGTCATATCTCATCATTGCAGCGAGCCTTGCCAGTTTGATGGGAATCACAGGTTGTACAAAGAAACCTGAGCAGCAAGCAACAACACAACAAGAAACCACAACATTCAATATCGGCTTTCAAAAGTATGGCATCTTGCCGATCGTTAAAACAAAAGGTGAATTAGAAAAACGTCTTGCTGCTCAGGGAATCAAGGTGAAATGGATTGAGTTCCCAGCGGGTCCCCAGCTTCTGGAAGGTTTGAATGTAGGAAGTGTGGTTTTTGGTGAAGCAGGCGAAGCGCCACCGATATTCGCACAAGCAGCGAATCCCAATTTGATTTATGTCGCCAACCAACCACCTGCTCCAACAGCTGAGGCATTAATCGTTCAAAAAGACTCACCTATACAATCGATCCAAGACCTAAAAGGTAAACGCATCGCACTCAATAAAGGCTCGAATGTGCATTACCTCCTCCTTAAACTACTTGAAGCTCACAATCTCAAGCTCAGTGATATTCAACCTGTTTATTTACCGCCTTCAGATGCACGTGCGGCCTTTGAAAAAGGCGTGGTTGACGCTTGGGTTATTTGGGATCCGTTCCTTGCTGCAGCCGAGCATCAAATCCAAGCCCGAGTGATTGCCAACGGCGAAAATCTGGTGAACAACCACCAATTTTATTTGGCAGATCGCCAATATGCGGAGAACAATCCAGCAGTCTTACAAACAGTGATTACCACACTGAATCAAACCACAGACTGGGTCAAAGCACATCCTGAAGATGCAGCAAAACTACTCGAAAAGCCGACTGGTCTTGGGTTTGATGTGTTAAAGACCTCGATATCTCGTATGGGTTTTGGCGTTCAACCTATTTCAGAAAAGGTTGTGACAGAACAACAAGATGTTGCTAACGCGTTCTTCGCGCAACAACTGATTCCAAAGCAACTTGTGATTCAAGATGCCGTATTAAAGAACAACATTCGATAA
- a CDS encoding aliphatic sulfonate ABC transporter substrate-binding protein has product MTLLAKVSILGLLISAFSISGCQKTESQNTDKAASSNQHTAIKTLTIGFQKSSLALLVAKQQKLFEQEFPKTKIEWREFPAGPQMLEALAVGAVDFGYVGNTPPIFAQAAAKPLRYIAYEVVPATGQAVLVHAEDQIDTLQDLKGKRIAVQKGSSAHELLAKTLQKAGLSWHDIQPIWLPPADARAAFDKQAVDAWAIWEPYLGTAELQGHTKTLIDGSAFPTTYSFYIGNPSFIQKHPESALKLIKTINLADQWIVQHQDQALQIYVNSTGLSTPVAQRVLDKRPKPSPVQPLTTEVIQHQQQIADLFKQEQLIPVHIDIQHSVWTTQ; this is encoded by the coding sequence ATGACGTTATTAGCGAAAGTTTCTATTCTCGGCTTACTGATCTCTGCATTTTCAATCAGTGGCTGCCAAAAGACCGAATCTCAAAATACGGATAAAGCGGCTTCAAGCAATCAACACACGGCGATCAAAACACTGACAATTGGCTTCCAGAAATCATCACTCGCTTTATTGGTTGCAAAACAACAAAAACTCTTTGAACAAGAATTTCCCAAGACCAAAATTGAATGGCGTGAATTTCCAGCAGGGCCACAAATGTTAGAAGCGCTTGCCGTTGGTGCGGTTGACTTTGGCTATGTCGGGAATACACCTCCCATTTTTGCACAAGCCGCAGCAAAACCGTTACGTTACATTGCCTATGAAGTCGTTCCAGCCACTGGTCAAGCGGTATTGGTTCATGCTGAGGATCAAATTGATACCCTTCAAGATTTGAAAGGCAAGCGTATCGCTGTACAAAAAGGGTCAAGTGCTCATGAGCTACTTGCAAAAACATTGCAAAAAGCAGGCTTATCATGGCATGACATTCAACCAATTTGGTTACCGCCTGCCGATGCCCGTGCAGCATTTGATAAACAAGCCGTAGATGCATGGGCGATTTGGGAACCCTACCTAGGTACTGCCGAGCTACAAGGTCATACCAAAACCTTGATCGATGGCTCAGCTTTTCCTACCACTTATTCTTTTTATATTGGCAATCCAAGCTTCATTCAAAAGCATCCAGAGTCTGCCCTCAAGTTAATAAAGACCATCAATCTTGCAGATCAGTGGATTGTGCAACACCAAGACCAAGCCTTACAGATCTATGTAAATAGTACTGGGTTAAGCACTCCTGTAGCACAACGTGTACTCGATAAAAGACCGAAACCCTCTCCTGTTCAACCACTGACCACTGAAGTAATTCAGCATCAGCAACAAATTGCCGATTTATTTAAACAAGAGCAATTGATTCCTGTGCACATTGATATCCAGCACAGTGTTTGGACAACTCAATAA
- the ssuD gene encoding FMNH2-dependent alkanesulfonate monooxygenase: protein MNIFWFIPTHGDSRYLGTSKGARQVDHAYMKQIAVAVDNLGYAGVLIPTGRSCEDPWITAASLIDATKQLKFLVALRPGITTPALAARMAATFDRLSNGRILLNLVTGGDEQELKGDGLYEDHNTRYQTASEYVKIWREILTRSHTGESFTFHGERLSVDDAKLLYPPVQRPYPPLWFGGSSEAATELAAEQVDTYLTWGEPPAAVKEKIEYLRAKAAAKGRTLTYGIRLHVIVRETNEQAWAAADELIQYLDDDTIAAAQKKFAQMDSVGQQRMAALHGGRKDQLEVSPNLWAGIGLVRGGAGTALVGDPETVAARIQEYADLGIDTFIFSGYPHLEESIRFAELVFPLLPLQTRQKLAQPHLTGPFGEIIANNYVPEEKQSRLPSKESA from the coding sequence ATGAATATTTTCTGGTTTATCCCCACTCACGGTGACAGTCGTTATTTAGGTACCAGCAAGGGTGCACGTCAAGTTGATCATGCTTATATGAAACAGATTGCTGTAGCGGTGGATAATCTCGGCTATGCAGGTGTATTAATTCCAACGGGACGTTCTTGTGAAGACCCTTGGATCACAGCCGCCAGCTTAATTGATGCCACCAAACAACTTAAATTTTTGGTGGCACTGCGCCCAGGCATTACCACACCCGCATTGGCCGCACGAATGGCAGCAACCTTTGATCGCCTGTCTAATGGTCGTATTTTATTGAACCTAGTGACAGGTGGTGATGAACAAGAGCTTAAAGGTGATGGCCTGTATGAAGACCATAACACGCGTTATCAAACCGCATCCGAATATGTCAAAATCTGGCGTGAAATCTTGACCCGCTCACATACAGGTGAATCCTTCACTTTTCATGGTGAGCGGTTAAGTGTCGATGATGCCAAACTGCTCTACCCGCCCGTACAACGTCCTTATCCACCGTTATGGTTTGGCGGTTCATCAGAAGCTGCTACTGAGTTAGCGGCGGAACAGGTCGATACCTATTTAACTTGGGGTGAGCCTCCTGCTGCAGTAAAAGAGAAAATTGAATATCTCCGCGCCAAAGCTGCAGCTAAAGGTCGCACACTCACTTATGGCATTCGCTTACATGTGATTGTTCGCGAAACCAATGAACAGGCATGGGCAGCCGCTGATGAACTGATCCAATATTTAGATGATGACACGATTGCAGCTGCACAGAAAAAATTTGCACAAATGGACTCTGTTGGTCAACAACGAATGGCCGCTTTGCACGGCGGACGTAAAGACCAACTCGAAGTCTCGCCAAATTTATGGGCAGGTATTGGTTTGGTCCGTGGTGGTGCTGGTACAGCTTTAGTTGGTGACCCAGAAACTGTGGCTGCACGCATTCAAGAATATGCGGATTTAGGCATTGATACCTTTATCTTCTCTGGATATCCGCATCTAGAGGAATCCATTCGATTTGCCGAGTTAGTCTTTCCTTTACTTCCCTTACAGACACGACAAAAACTGGCACAACCGCATTTGACTGGTCCTTTTGGAGAAATCATTGCCAACAACTATGTACCTGAAGAAAAGCAATCCAGACTTCCAAGCAAGGAAAGCGCATGA
- the ssuC gene encoding aliphatic sulfonate ABC transporter permease SsuC, which yields MTKQLYLSNVSRGTKHITKGLLPWLFPILLLTIWQIASSSGILQNRVLPAPSAVVSAFWQLLVSGELWQHVQVSAGRALLGLLIGGGLGLILGLLNGSSRIASTLLDTTLQMIRNIPALALIPLVILWFGIDETAKLFLVAVGVFFPMYINTYHGIRSVDPQLIEMGKSYGLNRWQLYKEIILPGAMPSILVGLRFSLGLVWVLLIVAETISAQAGIGYMTMNAREFLQTDIVLVGILLYALLGKLADVLAQALERYLLRWHAGYQK from the coding sequence ATGACCAAACAACTTTATTTGAGCAATGTTTCACGTGGAACAAAACATATCACTAAAGGTTTGCTCCCTTGGCTATTTCCAATTCTACTTTTGACCATTTGGCAAATTGCGTCAAGCTCAGGCATTTTACAAAATCGTGTTTTACCCGCTCCAAGCGCAGTGGTGAGTGCATTTTGGCAACTATTGGTCAGTGGTGAACTTTGGCAGCACGTCCAAGTCAGTGCTGGTCGTGCCTTACTCGGTTTATTGATTGGAGGTGGTTTAGGCCTCATTTTAGGCTTATTAAATGGTTCATCTCGCATCGCATCAACCTTACTTGATACCACCTTACAAATGATCCGCAATATCCCTGCACTTGCTCTGATTCCATTGGTGATTTTATGGTTCGGCATTGATGAAACCGCCAAACTGTTTTTGGTGGCTGTTGGGGTGTTTTTCCCGATGTATATCAACACCTATCACGGTATTCGTTCCGTTGATCCTCAACTGATTGAAATGGGTAAAAGTTACGGACTCAATCGCTGGCAACTCTATAAAGAGATTATTCTCCCCGGTGCCATGCCTTCGATTCTGGTGGGACTACGTTTCTCCCTAGGCTTGGTATGGGTCTTACTCATTGTTGCAGAGACGATTTCAGCACAAGCAGGTATCGGCTATATGACCATGAATGCACGTGAGTTTTTGCAAACAGATATCGTCTTGGTCGGTATTTTACTGTACGCCTTACTCGGTAAATTAGCAGATGTACTGGCACAAGCATTGGAACGTTATTTATTACGCTGGCATGCAGGTTATCAAAAATAA